In Nitrospiria bacterium, the sequence CGAGTGGGTAAAAATTGTTAAAAAGTGTTTAAGGTCCATACAGGGCAAGGGTCAAGGCAAAGTCATTCTGTGGTTGAAGCCTTTGAAGTATTAGAGGTTCCTGCAAAATCCAGTTCGTCATTCCCGAATGGTTTTATCGGGCCCGCCTGCCGGCAGGCAGGAATCCAGGATTCAAAAAATCAACATCTTCTGGATTCCCGCTTTCGCGGGAATGACGGGAAGGGCCTGGATTTCCGCTTTCCCCTGCCTGCAAGTGCCCGCCGGACAGACGGGTAATGACGAAATTTACCCACTCGATTACACGAAGACCCAAATTTTTAAAAGGATCGATTAAAATGCCTAAAAATGTTGACCTTTTCATAAACGGAAAATGGGTTCAAACCTCATCTCATGCTGATGTGAGAAACCCTTTTAGTGGCAAGGTCATTGCAAAAGTTGCACAAGCGGGTTTGAAAGAAATAGAAGAGGCAGTCACCTCCTCGGTGACTGCCTTCGAGAAAAACCGATCCGCTCCGGCATACGAAAGGGCGGAAATATTAGAAAAAATAGCGTTTGGAATAAATCAACGTAGAGAAGAAATCGCCAAAACCATCGTATTAGAAGCGGGAAAACCTTTGCAGTTTTCTCTGGGAGAAGTGGATCGGGCCGTCTCCACGTTTACCATCGCCGCAGAGGAATCAAAGCGGATGAATGGAGAGCTTATTCCCGCTGATCGCACCCCCGTTGGGCATGGGTATACCTTGCTCACCCGCCGTTTTCCCATTGGACCCATTACAGCCATTTCCCCTTTTAATTTCCCTTTAAATCTGGTGGCTCATAAGGTGGCTCCCGCTTTGGCGGTTGGAAATTCCATTGTCCTCAAACCCCCTCCCCAGGCCCCGTTGACATCCCTTCTCCTGGCTGAAATTGCAGAAAAAGCAGGGACACCCCCTGGAATGCTGAACGTCACCCCCTGTGATGTTCCGGAAGCTGAGACATTGGCCACCCATGCCCAGATGAAGATGCTCAGTTTTACGGGAAGCGCAAAAGTGGGGTGGTACCTCAAGGGAAAAGCGGGAAAGAAAAAAGTGGCCCTTGAATTAGGAGGAAACGCTGCGGCCATTGTTCATAAGGATGCAGATCTTGAATGGACAACCAAACGCCTTGTTTCGGGGTCTTTTGCCTACGCAGGCCAAGTCTGCATATCGGTTCAGCGGATTTACGTTCAGGAAACCATTTATGATGCGTTTATCAAAAAATTCCTTGGAGAGGTGAAAGAGGTAAAAACCGGTGATCCCATGGACCCTCACACCGTTGTGGGTCCACTCATTGATTCGGGAGCTGCGGACCGTGTAGAACAATGGATTCAGGAAGCCAAACAAGGGGGAGCAAAAATCCTCGCAGGGGGAGGGAGAAAAGGAAATGTCATTGAACCCACCGTGATCACCGATGCAACCCAATCCTTAAAGGTCAGCTGTCAAGAAGTCTTTGGTCCTGTAGTTGTGGTAGCCCCTTACAAAAATATGGAAGACGCCTTCCACCTTGTGAATGACTCCTCCTTTGGTCTTCAGGCCGGCCTGTTTACCAAAAATATTAACCACATCTTTAAAGCCTATGAATCTCTTGAGGTAGGAGGGGTTATGATCAATGAATACCCCATGTTCCGTGTGGATCACATGCCCTATGGAGGGATCAAAGATTCAGGGTGTGGCCGGGAGGGGGTCAAATATGCCATGGAAGAAATGACTGAAATAAAGCTGTTAGCGATAAAAGGTTAACCGCCCTTCCCTTCAGCTTGAGTGTAAAACAAAAAGCAATCGTGAAAAGAACCTGTTTCTCCTACACTTTTTTTCTTTAACTCTTCCGGTTTCCCCTCCACCTTAAAGGTCCCTCCAACTAAAATGGCAACCCGCTGGCAAATTCTTTCCACAAACTCCATATTATGAGAGGAAAGGATCACTGTTCCCCCGCCTAGAACATGAGCCTTCAAACGATCCGATAAACGCTCCATACTTTCCACATCCAACCCATTTAAGGGCTCATCCAGAAGAACCACTGGGGGATGGCCCAACAAGGCCGCTACCAATCCCACTTTTTTTCTCATTCCCAGGGATAAATCACGAATCAGAACATGTTGCTTCTCCTTCATTTTAAAAAAGGTAAGATCCTGTTCAATTTGATGGAGATCTTTCACACCTTTTACCCCGCCAATGAATTCCAAAATTTCACGAGGGGTCAACCGGGAATATAAACGAAGGTCCTCCGGAAGATATCCCAACGACCGCTTGGCCTCAATGGGGTCCTTCAGGATATTATAGCCATTCACCTGAACCATTCCCTGATCGGGGGGTAAAATTCCCGTGATCATTTTGAGCAAAGTGGACTTTCCCGCCCCATTATTTCCCAGAATTCCGAAAACCTCCCCCTTTACAGACAAGGAAAGATTTTGGATGACCAAATTGTCACCATAGGATTTTCGAACACCTTCAACAACAACCGACATGGTTAAGATTCCTCGTAAATGCGCCTCAAGCGGGAAAGCCCTAAATCCTTGACATAACCAATAACCACAGGCATCAAAAAAATAAAAGCCCAATGAACGGCCAATAAAGCGGTAGCCAAAACGGACACAACTCCCGTGATGATCTTATGCAAAACAGGTCTTTGCTCACCCTCAAATAAAAACCCGGCAACAATTACCGATATACAGACCGATAAAACACTTAACCGGAACAACAGGTATCCCAAACCAAAACCATGAGGATCGATTCCCCCTAATGGGTAATATGCCCCTAAAGCAACCATGATCCCAATGATTAAAAAGGGAACCGGAAAGGAAATTAGGACTCCAAAAACAATTTTTCCGAAATAAAAGTCAATGGGTCGAACCGGATGAACCGCATCCATCCATAAATAGGGAAATGTGGAACGAAAAAGAGGAACGGTAATCGATGCAAGTGTAAAAGAGGAAAGTGCACAAACCCAATAAGAAAGATAGGGTGCAGTCCAACCGGTTACAAGAAGAGAGGCAAAAGCCAGGAGCAAACCCACAACCACCAGGGGATACAAAAGGAAAGAAGAAGACAACCTTCGAAAGGTTAAGATAAAGTCCCTTACTATATAGGGCCGGATGCTCTGAGGGATCCATTGGAGGGCATATCCAAGGAAAAGAAAGAAGCGTTTCCGTTCCGTGAGCAAAAATTTCTCAGTTTTTTGGAGATTCACCGCTTTGATGTTGGAAAAAAGAAAATAAGAAAAAAACCAGGTTAAAATCAAAAACCCCGCGCTCACCAAGAGGGTTAAATAGGGAAAACCATCCTGCTCTTTAATGAACTGCCCCAAAAACCATCCTAGCCCACCAAAAGGAAACAGAATCAAAACCATGCGCGGGAATGTCAGCCACCCAAAACGAACCATGAGATGGGTTAATAAAAGCTGACCAAACGAAAACCCGAGGCTCAGGATTGGCAAAAAACCCAAGAAAAGAGCCCAATTGTTTTCTCCCTTCCCAAAAAGAAAGGTTGTAAGGAGAAGATAAAGGAAGGCCAGGGGGATATTTTTTACTCCCAATTCGAAAATCAGGGAATGAAACCGAAACCCTTTAGAAATAGGAAGTGATAAAAAGAAGAGATCGGAATTTTGAACGGGAAAGGAATGGATCATCACCCAGCGCAGAAAATAAAAGGTGCTAAGAGGGAAAAGCAACCCGGAGAAGATTCTCCAAAAAGAAAGAAAATCTTGGGAGGAAAAAAAAGTTGTGAGAATGGAAAGATCCTCTAGGGTCCTGCGCATAAGGACAAAAAATATGATATAAACGATAGGGGCAAAAAGGAGATAAACCAGAATATTCTCCTGAAAATTCCGATATCCCTCTAAAATACGGATTCGGAAAATGTGTCCAAACTGCGTTTTTATCAAAGGTCATTCCCCCGGAAAATCAAACAGTGTCCAAAAAGAAAAATTTTTATTCACACCATAAACTGGTCAAAAATCTGAAAAAATTAAATTTAGAAATAAGAAAAAAAACGGGAGGAAATGAAAGGAGGGAGACTTGCCCAAAGTTAGAAACAGAAAATAGTGGGGAGGGGCTCCAATGAGCCCCTCCGGTTTTTTTTATTTTTCTTCCTTAAAAGCTTCTTTCAATAGGGGTTCTAATTCTCCCTTTTTTGCCATGGGTTCCAAAACATCTGTATCACCGTAAAACGTTCCGTTGATAAACACCTTGGGAAGGGTCGGCCAATTGGTCATTTTGGAGAGGGCATTTCTTTTCTCTATATTTTCCAAAACATCAACGACTTCAAAAGGATATCCAAACCGATTAAAAAACTCGATGGTTTCAACCGTAAAACCACATCTTGGAGCCTCCTTGGTTCCCTTTCCATAAATGATAATTTTATTTTTTTTAATCTCTTCTTTGATTGCTTCTTCGTTTGATTCCCCCATTGAAATTCTCTCCTTCTTTTTATTCCCCACTGCGGGTTTGGGTTTTTATTTCAACCGCATGAACGCGCCCATCCTGCATAGGCTCCTTCAATGCACCGTAAACGAGTCGATGACAATCCAACATATTCTTTCCTTTGAAAACATCGGATACTACCTGAATCAAAAAATGATCCATCACACCTGTTTTATCAGCAATATAAACGTTTGCATCCGGAATGGCCTTTTTAATATAGGCGGCTAATGAGTCTTCGGTAATCATTCAACTTTATCCTGAAAGGGGGATTCCACAAACTCATCCAATGAGAGCAAACCCACTCTTAAACGGGATTTCATATCCTCTTCAACCTCTGGATGCGCAATGAGCATTGCCAGAGCTTCCCGAATGGTCTCCTTCGAAAAAGGGAGGAGCGCTAGATCATATTGCTTTCTGAATAAAGAAAGGGGATCTGGGCTATTTAGAACTTCATCCTTAAATTTTTCTCGGTCCCGGTTTTTCCACTCCGTTTCCTTTTTCTTTTCCAACTTCTCGATTAGGTCCCCAAAAGCATTGGCCACCGTGACCGCTTCTTCTAATGTTAGATATAACATATCACACCTAAGAACAGGGAATCACAAAAGTCTTTGTCCCATAACCCTCTTTGATTCCTGAGGAGACGGTTATCCCAAGGAAAAAAATTGAGCACAACACGGGTAAGAAACCCTTAGCCTAAGGCATTGAGGGCTGAGCCGGCCTCAAACCATTTAATTTGCTGATCGGTGAGACTATGGTTTGTGGCTATTTTCACTTCTTTTCCAACGGCTTTATGAAGAACAATCTCAACGGGTTTTCCCGGAGCGAGGTTGGACAACCCGATCACACTGACACGATCATTCTGCTCAAATTGTTCATAGTCCTTAGGATCCGCAAAAGTGAGAGGAAGAACCCCCTGTTTTTTGAGATTGGTCTCATGAATCCTGGCAAAGCTTTTTGTGACCACAACCTTTACCCCAAGGAAACGGGGGGACATGGCCGCATGTTCCCTGCTGCTTCCTTCACCATAATTCTCATCTCCAATCACCACAGAACCCAATCCTTCCGCTTTGTAGTGACGAGCCACTTCCGAAGGAGTCAGTCCCGATTTTCCGGATAGCACATCGGCGGTTTTTCCCGTTTCACCGGAAAATGCGTCCGTATATCCCAAAAACATATTGTCGCTAATTTTATCAAGATGGCCTCTAAATTTTAACCAAGGACCCGCCGGAGAAATATGATCCGTTGTGCATTTTCCCTTGGCCTTGACGAGAATGAGAAGATCGGAGAAATCCCTTCCGTCCCATTTTGGAAAAGGTTTTAAAATCTGTAGTCTTTGACTGTCGGCTGGAATATCGATTTCTACCTGTTCACCCTCTCCTGCAGGTGGCTCAAAACCCCCTTCCGCCTTTGCAAAACCATTCTTCGGTAACTCATCAGCCACGGGAGGCTTAAATTTAATTTCTTTTCCATCCGCGGTTTTTAAGGATCCGGAGACGGGATCAAAGGTGATTTCTCCTGCAAAAGCCAGAGCGGTTACGATTTCAGGGCTGGTTAAAAAAGAAAGGGTGGCCTTACTTCCATCATTTCGTCCCGGAAAATTCCGGTTAAAGGAACTCACGATGGAGTTGGCTTCCTCCTTCCCAACATCATCCCGCTTCCACTGACCAATGCAAGGGCCGCAGGCATTGGCCAACACCGTTCCCCCCATTTTCTCAAAGGTATCCATAAACCCATCCCGTTTCATCGTATGGTAAATCCGCTCCGAACCCGGTGTAATTAGAAAACGGGTCTTTGCTTTTAAACCGGCTTTTAATCCCTGCTCCGCAATATAGGCCGCCCTACCGATATCCTCATAGGAGGAGTTGGTACAGCTCCCAATTAAGGCGGACTTCAATACGGGGGGATACCCTTTTTCCTTAACCTCCTGGGCAAATTTTGAAATGGGCCGGGCCAGGTCGGGTGTATGGGGCCCCACCACATGGGGTTCCAATTGAGAGAGGTCAATTTCAATGACCTCATCATAAAACTTCTCCGGTTTCAGGGCAACCTCCGGATCTGCAACGAGGTGCTCTTTATTGGCTTCAGCCAGTTTGGCAACATCCTCGCGTTCCGTGGCCCTGAGGTAAGTGGCCATACGTTGATCAAAGGGAAAAAGAGAAGTGGTTGCCCCGAGTTCAGCACCCATATTGGTTATGGTCCCTTTCCCAGTACAACTGATCGATTCCGCACCTGGACCAAAATATTCCACGATTTTATTGGTTCCCCCTTTGGTGGTTAAAAGACCGCATAAATACAAAATAACGTCCTTTGGAGCAGTCCATCCCTTTAAAGCCCCTGTCAGTTTTACCCCGATCAATTTGGGGTGAAGTACCTCCCAGGGGAGGCCTGCCATGACTTCGCCTGCATCCGCTCCACCAACCCCAATGGCCAGCATCCCCAAACCTCCCATATTTGGGGTATGGGAATCCGTCCCGATCATGAGGCCACCGGGAAACCCATAATTCTCTAAAACCACCTGGTGAATAATACCCGCACCGGGTTTCCAAAAACCGATTCCATATTTCTTTGAGGCTGACCGGAGAAAATTATAGACCTCTTTATTCTCATTGATTGCCCGCTCCACATCCTCTTTGGCGCCGGTCTGGGCTCGAATCAGATGGTCACAATGGATGGTGCTTGGAACGGCCACACGCTTTTTACCCGCCTGCATAAATTGTAATAAAGCCATTTGTCCTGTGGCATCCTGCATGGCCACCCGGTCCGGCCTCAAGGCCAATTGGGCCTTTCCCCGGTCCCATATCTGAGTATCAAAATTGTCCGCATGAGAAACCAAAATTTTCTCAGCCAAGGTTAGGGGTTTTCCGAATTTCTTCCTGGCTTTAGCCAATTTATCAGGCATTGAAGCGTACAAGTTTTTGATGGGGTCCATTTTGTTTTTTCTCCCTTACGTAGTTGAAAATATTGGAATTTTTACAAAAAAACCGATCAAAAATGAACTTTCATTCTAGAGGAGGATCTCCGCTGGTGTCAATCAAAAAAGGACCAAAAACGAGGCAGTCTCATACTTTTTATATAAGATCGCCAACCGGAGACTTGCAAACTAGAAACAGCTTTGGGTGAACCGAGGGGGGGCTGCAATGACTAAGAAAAACACGGATTTGCATGGAAATTTTTCATTAAATTGTCGAATTCAGCCCACCCGCTACGAGGCTCGGAAATCGAAACAGATAGTACATCTGAGCGGCTTTCACCAACACCCCAAAATATTATATTTTAGAACCCTCAGAAAGTTTGATCATTTCGTTATTAGGTTCAATAAAAAAAGTGTTATCTCTTTTCCAATAAATTCAGCCCATTATTGGCCATTGAGTGACCTCTAAAATGGTTTCCGGTTCCGTTTGATTCCACCTCTCCCCGTTGAAACCTACACAGAACCGAACAGGTTTTTCGTTCCAATTAATATTAATCACATCACCCGTTTCACCCTCTAACCGGATTTCTCCGTCTATTTCGTGCAACTTTTTCTTTCTGACTGAGAATGATTTCACCTTCACTATTGAATAGTTCGTCCTTGACGTTTTGAAGTTTCAATAAACCGAGCTATATGTTTCCTTTCTATAAATTATTCCCATCCAAATCCTATTCGGAGGTAATGGCCACCCCCAAGATTCAAAAGTGAATAGAACCTGAAATCTTCTTATTTGAAGTAAAACCAATTATTCTATATACTTTCACAAAGGTATTTAAATTTTGGAAGGGGAA encodes:
- a CDS encoding BolA family protein, encoding MITEDSLAAYIKKAIPDANVYIADKTGVMDHFLIQVVSDVFKGKNMLDCHRLVYGALKEPMQDGRVHAVEIKTQTRSGE
- a CDS encoding aconitate hydratase, with protein sequence MDPIKNLYASMPDKLAKARKKFGKPLTLAEKILVSHADNFDTQIWDRGKAQLALRPDRVAMQDATGQMALLQFMQAGKKRVAVPSTIHCDHLIRAQTGAKEDVERAINENKEVYNFLRSASKKYGIGFWKPGAGIIHQVVLENYGFPGGLMIGTDSHTPNMGGLGMLAIGVGGADAGEVMAGLPWEVLHPKLIGVKLTGALKGWTAPKDVILYLCGLLTTKGGTNKIVEYFGPGAESISCTGKGTITNMGAELGATTSLFPFDQRMATYLRATEREDVAKLAEANKEHLVADPEVALKPEKFYDEVIEIDLSQLEPHVVGPHTPDLARPISKFAQEVKEKGYPPVLKSALIGSCTNSSYEDIGRAAYIAEQGLKAGLKAKTRFLITPGSERIYHTMKRDGFMDTFEKMGGTVLANACGPCIGQWKRDDVGKEEANSIVSSFNRNFPGRNDGSKATLSFLTSPEIVTALAFAGEITFDPVSGSLKTADGKEIKFKPPVADELPKNGFAKAEGGFEPPAGEGEQVEIDIPADSQRLQILKPFPKWDGRDFSDLLILVKAKGKCTTDHISPAGPWLKFRGHLDKISDNMFLGYTDAFSGETGKTADVLSGKSGLTPSEVARHYKAEGLGSVVIGDENYGEGSSREHAAMSPRFLGVKVVVTKSFARIHETNLKKQGVLPLTFADPKDYEQFEQNDRVSVIGLSNLAPGKPVEIVLHKAVGKEVKIATNHSLTDQQIKWFEAGSALNALG
- a CDS encoding glutaredoxin domain-containing protein, which produces MGESNEEAIKEEIKKNKIIIYGKGTKEAPRCGFTVETIEFFNRFGYPFEVVDVLENIEKRNALSKMTNWPTLPKVFINGTFYGDTDVLEPMAKKGELEPLLKEAFKEEK
- a CDS encoding ABC transporter ATP-binding protein encodes the protein MSVVVEGVRKSYGDNLVIQNLSLSVKGEVFGILGNNGAGKSTLLKMITGILPPDQGMVQVNGYNILKDPIEAKRSLGYLPEDLRLYSRLTPREILEFIGGVKGVKDLHQIEQDLTFFKMKEKQHVLIRDLSLGMRKKVGLVAALLGHPPVVLLDEPLNGLDVESMERLSDRLKAHVLGGGTVILSSHNMEFVERICQRVAILVGGTFKVEGKPEELKKKSVGETGSFHDCFLFYTQAEGKGG
- a CDS encoding aldehyde dehydrogenase family protein; translated protein: MPKNVDLFINGKWVQTSSHADVRNPFSGKVIAKVAQAGLKEIEEAVTSSVTAFEKNRSAPAYERAEILEKIAFGINQRREEIAKTIVLEAGKPLQFSLGEVDRAVSTFTIAAEESKRMNGELIPADRTPVGHGYTLLTRRFPIGPITAISPFNFPLNLVAHKVAPALAVGNSIVLKPPPQAPLTSLLLAEIAEKAGTPPGMLNVTPCDVPEAETLATHAQMKMLSFTGSAKVGWYLKGKAGKKKVALELGGNAAAIVHKDADLEWTTKRLVSGSFAYAGQVCISVQRIYVQETIYDAFIKKFLGEVKEVKTGDPMDPHTVVGPLIDSGAADRVEQWIQEAKQGGAKILAGGGRKGNVIEPTVITDATQSLKVSCQEVFGPVVVVAPYKNMEDAFHLVNDSSFGLQAGLFTKNINHIFKAYESLEVGGVMINEYPMFRVDHMPYGGIKDSGCGREGVKYAMEEMTEIKLLAIKG